One Capsicum annuum cultivar UCD-10X-F1 chromosome 2, UCD10Xv1.1, whole genome shotgun sequence genomic window carries:
- the LOC107854670 gene encoding transcription factor AS1-like — protein sequence MAGQFYPVQQLGTLIQYCKELEEGRQNWVQHKKEATWRLNRLEQQLESEKARKRRQKVEEIKATMRCLHEEEMTFLGKMEREYREQLSALQRDAEVKETEIMETWSSKQLKLAKLVGKIGFHSYGGGDGNIVCKDKH from the coding sequence ATGGCGGGCCAGTTCTATCCGGTTCAGCAACTGGGTACTTTGATTCAGTACTGTAAAGAGCTGGAAGAAGGAAGACAGAACTGGGTACAACACAAAAAAGAGGCAACTTGGAGGCTGAACCGGCTGGAGCAACAACTAGAGTCAGAGAAGGCTAGAAAAAGGAGGCAGAAAGTGGAGGAAATAAAAGCAACGATGAGGTGTTTACATGAAGAGGAAATGACTTTTCTTGGAAAGATGGAGAGGGAATACAGAGAACAACTTAGTGCATTACAGAGAGATGCAGAGGTTAAAGAGACAGAGATAATGGAAACTTGGAGTAGTAAGCAATTGAAGTTAGCTAAACTTGTTGGAAAAATTGGATTTCATAGTTATGGTGGTGGGGATGGAAATATTGTATGCAAAGACAAGCATTAG